In a single window of the Candidatus Margulisiibacteriota bacterium genome:
- a CDS encoding MerR family transcriptional regulator, producing the protein MAYKVKELAILAGISVRSLHYYDQIGLLKAADSTKSGYRLYSDNDLEKLQQIMFYKELGFSLQNIKQILNNPNFDRKKALQEQKKLLLIKKQRIEAIINLLEKSLSSKKGE; encoded by the coding sequence ATGGCATATAAAGTTAAAGAATTGGCAATATTGGCAGGTATAAGCGTGCGTTCATTGCACTATTATGACCAGATAGGACTACTGAAAGCAGCGGACAGTACAAAGTCAGGCTACAGATTGTATTCCGACAATGATCTGGAAAAACTTCAACAGATCATGTTTTACAAAGAGCTGGGATTCAGTTTGCAAAATATAAAACAAATATTAAACAATCCTAACTTTGACAGGAAAAAGGCTTTGCAGGAACAAAAAAAATTATTGCTGATAAAAAAACAGAGGATTGAAGCTATTATTAATCTGTTGGAAAAATCATTAAGCTCAAAAAAAGGAGAAAA